One Benincasa hispida cultivar B227 chromosome 5, ASM972705v1, whole genome shotgun sequence genomic window carries:
- the LOC120078518 gene encoding polygalacturonase-like: MAFHTNSFLLLLLLLVIMSFNLAAFAAPLTFNVVDFGAKPDNAKTDSSKAFLLAWTRACSSSIPTSIYVPKAKFYVRSATFNGPCKNNAITIRIDGTLVASSDFHLNVKSEHWIIFHNVNGVNVLGGVIDGQGSGLWACKNSGKVCPRGATSLKFTDSQNILVSGLASLNSQIFHIVVNQCHNVKMHGLKVSASSNSPNTDGIHIGGSSYVTISNSKIGTGDDCISIGPGTSNLWIENIACGPGHGISIGSLGKELKENGVENVTVKSCGFINTQNGVRIKSWGRPSSGFARNIIFQHITMTNVQNPIIIDQNYCPHNQGCPGQDSGIKISDVTYEDIHGTSATPVGIKFDCSPKYPCKGIRLEDVKLSYKNQVAKASCSNAQGLDVGLVHSMGCF; encoded by the exons ATGGCTTTTCATACAAATTCATTTCTTCTCTTATTACTACTACTAGTCATTATGTCCTTCAACTTAGCTGCCTTTGCTGCTCCGTTAACATTCAACGTTGTCGATTTCGGAGCTAAACCCGACAATGCCAAAACCGACTCGTCTAAGGCCTTCCTATTAGCATGGACGCGTGCTTGTAGCTCTTCTATACCAACATCCATTTATGTGCCTAAGGCCAAATTCTACGTTCGTAGTGCAACTTTTAATGGACCATGCAAGAATAATGCCATTACTATACGTATTGATGGCACTCTTGTGGCTTCCTCAGACTTTCATCTCAATGTCAAATCTGAACATTGGATCATTTTTCACAACGTTAATGGAGTTAATGTCTTGGGTGGCGTTATTGATGGCCAAGGAAGTGGCCTTTGGGCTTGCAAAAATTCTGGCAAAGTCTGTCCTCGTGGAGCCACG TCATTGAAGTTTACCGATTCCCAAAACATATTGGTTAGTGGATTAGCTTCACTAAATAGCCAAATATTTCACATAGTAGTAAATCAATGCCATAATGTAAAAATGCACGGACTAAAGGTCTCGGCCTCTAGTAATAGTCCAAACACCGATGGAATTCACATAGGGGGATCATCTTATGTGACCATCTCCAACTCCAAAATCGGCACCGGTGATGATTGTATCTCAATAGGTCCTGGAACCTccaatttatggattgaaaataTTGCTTGTGGACCTGGCCATGGAATTAG CATTGGGAGCTTAGGAAAAGAGTTGAAGGAGAATGGGGTTGAGAACGTGACGGTAAAATCATGTGGATTTATTAACACTCAAAATGGGGTGAGAATAAAAAGTTGGGGAAGGCCAAGTAGTGGGTTTGCAAGAAACATTATTTTTCAACATATCACAATGACTAATGTCCAAAATCCTATCATCATCGATCAAAATTATTGTCCCCATAATCAAGGTTGTCCTGGACAG GATTCTGGAATTAAAATTAGCGACGTGACATACGAAGACATTCACGGGACATCGGCCACGCCGGTGGGCATCAAATTCGATTGCAGTCCAAAATATCCATGCAAAGGAATAAGGTTGGAAGATGTTAAGCTGAGTTACAAGAATCAAGTAGCCAAAGCTTCATGTAGTAATGCTCAAGGATTAGATGTTGGCTTGGTTCATTCCATGGGTTGCTTTTAG
- the LOC120078463 gene encoding tRNA (guanine(10)-N2)-methyltransferase homolog: MWYLCVFYHRLLDYRKAEVESLAELFGGNGDHKGEKLEWKLPLHHHPDSPFHFVDLSSDDLARNIANRSILVKGMYELWGEGSDYEELEESIRNYPEERKSPYLQPGSSFKISVESFGKAISFQEQNERIQGLAYIPFKGQVSLKSPDHKFCLMETADHGLNNGLPPISQRRIFFGREVGGADRKLIPTYQLKSRTYLGPTAMDAEMAFLMANQALATAGKLVYDPFVGTGSILVGAAHFGAMTMGADIDIRVVRDGRGPDCNVWSNFKQYGLPPPIVLLRADNNRPPWRPGLKEMFDAIICDPPYGVRAGGRKSGGRKLLKGTVAPYTVPDDKRTDHIPSTAAYSLVECVHDLLDLAAKMLVMGGRLVFFYPVLREEDCVFNQFPEHPCFTLISSSEQILSSRYSRVLLTMVKRSSYTEEMAEAARLKHEEFRENHLKWLEDGNLHSAVFSPSTDSQLAVGGNCNLSKDPKPKYRGKYV, encoded by the exons ATGTGGTATCTCTGTGTGTTCTATCACAGGCTTTTGGATTACAGGAAGGCGGAGGTCGAGTCTCTAGCCGAGTTGTTTGGTGGAAATGGCGACCACAAAGGGGAGAAGTTGGAATGGAAGCTTCCTCTTCACCATCACCCCGATTCTCCTTTCCATTTCGTCGACCTCTCTTCCGACGATCTTGCTCGCAACATCGCCAATCGAA GTATACTAGTGAAGGGGATGTATGAACTCTGGGGTGAAGGAAGTGACTACGAGGAGCTAGAGGAGTCCATTAGAAATTATCCGGAAGAACGGAAATCGCCATACTTACAACCCGGAAGCTCTTTCAAGATTTCTGTAGAGAGCTTTGGGAAGGCTATCAGCTTCCAGGAACAAAATGAACGTATCCAGGGGCTAGCATACATCCCTTTCAAG GGTCAAGTTAGTTTAAAAAGTCCAGATCATAAATTCTGTCTTATGGAAACTGCTGATCACGGACTCAATAATGGACTTCCACCAATTTCTCAAAGGAGGATTTTTTTTGGCCGGGAGGTCGGTGGTGCCGATAGGAAGCTTATACCAACATATCAGTTAAAAAGTCGCACTTATCTTGGGCCAACAGCCATGGATGCTGAAATGGCTTTCTTAATGGCCAACCAAGCATTAGCGACAGCAGGGAAACTTGTCTATGATCCTTTTGTTGGCACTGGGAGCATTCTTGTGGGTGCAGCTCATTTTGGAGCAATGACAATG GGTGCAGACATTGACATTAGGGTGGTACGTGATGGTCGTGGCCCTGATTGTAATGTTTGGAGCAATTTCAAGCAG TATGGATTACCACCGCCAATTGTGCTGTTAAGAGCAGATAATAATCGTCCTCCCTGGCGTCCAGGATTGAAGGAG ATGTTTGATGCAATCATTTGCGACCCTCCTTATGGAGTCCGTGCCGGAGGGCGTAAATCTGGTGGTCGGAAATTGTTAAAAGGAACTGTTGCACCTTACACGGTTCCAGACGACAAGAGAACAGACCATATACCATCAACTGCTGCTTACAGCCTTGTTGAGTGTGTGCATGATTTACTTGACCTTGCTGCCAAGATGCTTGTGATGGGTGGCAGGCTTGTATTCTTCTACCCTGTTTTGAGGGAAGAAGATTGCGTGTTTAATCAATTCCCAGAACATCCTTGCTTTACTTTAATCAGTTCCTCCGAGCAAATATTAAGCTCGCGATACAGCCGGGTGTTGCTAACTATGGTAAAAAGAAGTTCATACACTGAAGAAATGGCAGAGGCAGCAAGATTAAAACATGAAGAATTCAGGGAAAACCATTTGAAATGGTTAGAAGATGGTAATCTCCATTCTGCTGTTTTCAGTCCCTCCACTGATTCCCAGCTTGCAGTTGGTGGCAATTGCAATTTGAGTAAAGACCCAAAACCAAAATACAGAGGAAAGTATGTATAA